The Choristoneura fumiferana chromosome 10, NRCan_CFum_1, whole genome shotgun sequence genome has a segment encoding these proteins:
- the LOC141432054 gene encoding uncharacterized protein, with product MSDRSIASRPSLEQVVAIVDFMEKHQQLALGLLRGLEGREESKKLWFQLTRIVNGISGPTRPMKSWIKYWADKKSTVRNKVISGGGDPNSLCSNIEKKIWDLFLASDKARPSVKQESNYMEVTFFNEDSMDQNHVESEPVLAFEEPMVDFEDRQMAVMEKLVKVMSDQAAAMSQMALATHANSQAMERLAESSHIQARALDRLATTFETISASTHDIRNSIVDIDSTMKRFYSTSPT from the exons ATGTCGGACCGTTCTATAGCC tCCCGCCCAAGTTTAGAGCAGGTGGTAGCAATTGTGGACTTCATGGAAAAGCACCAACAATTAGCTCTTGGTCTACTTCGAGGGCTGGAGGGTCGCGAAGAAAGTAAAAAACTGTGGTTCCAACTTACCAGGATTGTTAATGGCATCTCAGGTCCTACGAGACCTATGAAGTCTTGGATCAAA taTTGGGCTGACAAAAAATCTACTGTGAGAAATAAAGTCATCTCTGGTGGCGGAGATCCTAACAGTCTATGTTCCaacattgagaaaaaaatatgggaTCTCTTTTTAGCTAGTGACA AAGCCAGGCCTTCTGTGAAACAAGAATCGAATTATATGGAAGTCACCTTCTTCAACGAAGATAGCATGGACCAAAATCATGTAGAGTCAGAACCAGTACTGGCCTTTGAGGAGCCCATGGTTGATTTTGAAGACAGGCAAATGGCTGTCATGGAAAAATTG GTGAAAGTCATGAGCGACCAAGCTGCAGCCATGTCTCAGATGGCGCTGGCCACACACGCCAACTCTCAGGCGATGGAGCGGTTAGCGGAGTCCTCACACATTCAG GCAAGAGCATTAGACCGACTAGCGACCACCTTTGAAACCATTTCGGCCTCAACGCACGACATTAGAAACTCTATCGTCGACATCGATTCAactatgaaaaggttctatTCTACGTCACCCACTTAG
- the Rsf1 gene encoding repressor splicing factor 1 has product MSSGGTRVYVGGLIEGIKKEDLEREFDKYGKLNSVWVALNPPGFAFIEFENLQEAEDACSAMNGIEMLGATLKVELSRKRDGPRRNGGGGGGGGGGGFRGGRGGGSFRGGRSFGGPPGGGNRPFNPYGGGGGGGGGGGRSFNRNGGSQGGGYGSGGGGGGGGGGNFRSRSPLSRF; this is encoded by the coding sequence ATGAGTTCCGGTGGCACTAGGGTGTATGTCGGCGGCCTCATAGAAGGCATAAAGAAGGAGGACTTGGAGCGGGAGTTTGACAAATATGGCAAACTGAACTCCGTCTGGGTAGCACTAAATCCCCCCGGTTTTGCTTTCATAGAATTTGAAAACTTGCAGGAGGCTGAAGATGCGTGTAGCGCGATGAATGGTATCGAAATGTTAGGCGCGACTTTGAAGGTAGAGCTGTCGAGAAAGCGGGACGGACCTCGGAGAAACGGTGggggtggcggcggcggcggcggtggagGCTTCAGGGGTGGCCGAGGAGGCGGTAGCTTTAGAGGCGGCCGGTCCTTCGGCGGTCCCCCTGGTGGCGGCAACAGACCTTTCAACCCCTACGGTGGGGGTGGCggaggcggcggcggtggcggtcGGTCATTCAACCGCAACGGTGGAAGCCAAGGAGGCGGTTACGGATCCGGTGgtggcggcggtggcggcggcggtggcAACTTCAGATCTAGATCACCCCTGTCTCGGTTTTAA
- the MED17 gene encoding mediator complex subunit 17, producing the protein MANSVNISIEAPIENQIQEITYDGQEIYQAPLSMSENLARLAQKIDFAKSDDDYCTIKKEPEVEVKSEEDSKEPGYQSSQWPWDSVRNKLRDALTQVCVLADVLSIAKEKRYMILDPIQAEQQDTRPMLQVYGRKKALGAAAAVLLAGVERLRASETMRLSRNMPDFHIDLLRLRQNWRLKKVSNTIVGDLSYRTAGSKFSQTGVFEVTKAPEDQIAQAMSLNAAGPAPSALRVAVPPELQGVAFISVLCQKEQEDVVTATLSSSAVNCPGSMPGEGAELHWQQKLEAAQNVLFCKELFARLAAEAVQLDASIPHMVVGNQIMATVLPGIQLLIGLCHNNAQNSNSSNPDAVKPEGTAGKSEHDHVLEHSLHQLLRAVHHANTHHPFPHPATGPLGPSKRRCLAGPMAADRYELLDMSKEQSLLEQIIQQAQHFFMRRRSEYVLDTIAKEVKDPLIVSHWNALNSPTQSCVKINIMASGYDAVCRTSLVVHVGEKTLKCICRDGKVRHLSYELQELRDLIYCQIYQHQMTAVQAVGRCMGWQLLASSSHLGSGPVEPLGNASSCLLASPNGDRMIAIRCEPSVGMQVFIAQSPRKDFFSSELVQDKKWENLGGAFKEIKLDKMEGKNFLNKMELLMACLSSPS; encoded by the exons ATGGCTAATTCAGTGAATATATCTATTGAAGCCCCTATAGAAAATCAAATACAGGAAATAACCTATGATGGCCAAGAAATTTACCAAGC GCCTCTGTCTATGTCAGAGAATCTTGCGCGGTTAGCACAAAAAATTGACTTTGCAAAATCCGATGACGATTACTGCACTATCAAAAAAGAACCAGAGGTGGAAGTTAAATCCGAAGAGGACAGTAAAGAGCCTGGCTACCAGTCCAGTCAATGGCCATGGGACTCGGTGAGGAACAAACTGAGGGATGCACTCACACAAGTTTGTGTTTTGGCTGATGTTTTGAGCATAGCTAAAGAAAAACGATACATG ATCCTAGACCCAATTCAAGCAGAGCAACAAGACACCCGTCCTATGCTACAAGTTTATGGTCGCAAGAAGGCCCTTGGAGCAGCAGCTGCTGTTCTTTTAGCTGGTGTAGAACGTCTCCGAGCCAGTGAAACTATGAGGCTAAGCCGAAACATGCCAGACTTCCACATAGACCTATTGAGGCTACGACAAAACTGGAGACTGAAGAAAGTCTCTAATACAATTGTAGGAGATTTGAGTTATAGGACTGCGGGCTCTAAATTCAGTCAGACTGGAGTGTTTGAG GTAACAAAGGCCCCAGAAGACCAAATAGCGCAAGCGATGAGCTTGAATGCGGCAGGGCCGGCGCCGTCGGCTCTCCGCGTTGCTGTACCGCCAGAATTGCAGGGTGTTGCCTTTATATCAGTGCTCTGCCAAAAAG AACAAGAAGACGTAGTGACTGCTACACTTTCTTCGTCTGCCGTCAACTGCCCTGGTTCGATGCCAGGCGAAGGCGCGGAGTTGCACTGGCAGCAGAAACTAGAAGCTGCTCAGAATGTACTGTTCTGCAAAGAACTGTTCGCGCGGCTCGCTGCCGAGGCCGTGCAGTTGGACGCCTCAATACCACACATGGTTGTTGGTAACCAGATTATGGCTACA GTGCTGCCCGGTATTCAGTTGCTGATAGGCCTCTGCCATAACAATGCGCAGAATAGTAACAGCAGCAATCCGGATGCTGTCAag CCCGAAGGCACGGCAGGCAAGTCCGAGCACGACCACGTGTTGGAACACTCGCTGCATCAGCTGCTGCGGGCCGTGCATCACGCTAACACGCATCACCCCTTCCCGCATCCCGCCACCGGCCCACTAGGACCCTCCAAGAGGCGGTGTCTTGCTG GCCCGATGGCAGCTGATCGCTACGAGCTACTAGACATGAGCAAGGAGCAATCATTACTGGAGCAGATCATCCAGCAAGCTCAGCACTTCTTCATGCGCCGGCGCAGCGAATACGTGCTCGATACTATCGCTAAAGAG GTAAAAGATCCACTTATCGTGTCACACTGGAACGCCCTAAACAGTCCCACACAATCGTGCGTCAAGATCAACATAATGGCATCAGG CTACGATGCGGTTTGCCGCACTTCATTAGTGGTTCACGTGGGTGAGAAGACACTAAAGTGCATATGTCGCGACGGCAAAGTGCGGCATCTGTCATACGAGCTGCAGGAACTGAGGGATCTTATTTACTGTCAA ATATACCAGCACCAAATGACGGCCGTGCAAGCCGTGGGACGTTGTATGGGTTGGCAGCTACTGGCCAGCAGCTCTCATCTGGGCTCGGGACCAGTAGAACCACTGGGAAACGCGTCGTCGTGCCTTCTAGCGTCCCCAAACG GTGATAGAATGATAGCCATAAGATGCGAGCCCTCAGTGGGCATGCAGGTATTCATCGCACAATCACCAAGAAAAGACTTCTTCTCCAGCGAACTAGTACAAGATAAGAAATGGGAAAACCTGGGAGGAGCtttcaaagaaataaaattagataaaatGGAGGGTAAAAACTTTTTGAACAAAATGGAACTTCTCATGGCTTGTCTTAGTAGCCCATcataa